Proteins encoded within one genomic window of Candidatus Acidulodesulfobacterium acidiphilum:
- the argH gene encoding argininosuccinate lyase: MEMKNKNKTEKTGLLKHNNFVRGRFIEDISEITADFTASLDIDKKLADFDIDGSIAHLYALKKAGIVTEKEKKDIEKALLRIKREIKSGELTLNKKYEDIHMNIERRLIELLPSSGPKLHTGRSRNDQVSVDFRLYVKNEIKKIAEALIALREELVSSAASNIETVIPGYTHFQHAQPVSLAHHLSAYYEMFTRDFKKLTSAYETADVLTLGSGALAGVDFDIDRSLEAEILGFGKVSRNSMDGVSDRDFAIEFNFSLSMIAMHLSRFCEELIIWNSFEFGFIKLKDEFTTGSSIMPQKKNPDVLELIRGKTGGVISNLISLFIMMKSLPLAYNRDMQEDKKPVMESALTVFDSLSIFKEIIKTVEFNKDVMSKGLKNDTIYATDMATYFVKKGLPFRKSHEAVGKIVNYAENKGKKLSELSLKEYKNIIDIADKDIFNVFNPETSVNSKKTIGGTAFKQIKNILKDYEKEIKNDKLFLFSLK; this comes from the coding sequence ATGGAAATGAAAAATAAAAATAAAACCGAAAAAACCGGTCTCCTTAAACATAATAACTTCGTAAGGGGGCGTTTTATAGAGGATATATCGGAAATTACCGCTGATTTCACGGCATCGCTGGATATAGATAAAAAGCTTGCCGATTTTGACATAGACGGCAGTATCGCTCATTTGTACGCGCTGAAAAAAGCCGGCATAGTTACCGAAAAAGAAAAAAAAGATATAGAAAAAGCTCTTTTAAGAATTAAAAGGGAAATTAAAAGCGGCGAATTAACCCTTAATAAAAAATATGAAGATATTCATATGAATATAGAAAGGAGGCTTATTGAGCTGCTGCCTTCTTCAGGACCGAAACTGCATACCGGAAGGTCAAGAAACGATCAGGTATCTGTCGATTTCAGGCTTTACGTAAAAAATGAAATTAAGAAAATCGCGGAGGCGTTAATAGCTTTAAGAGAAGAACTTGTTTCTTCCGCCGCTTCAAATATAGAAACCGTAATTCCAGGTTATACCCACTTTCAGCATGCACAGCCGGTATCGCTGGCGCATCATTTGTCCGCTTACTACGAAATGTTTACGAGAGATTTTAAAAAATTAACTTCGGCTTACGAAACCGCCGACGTTTTAACTTTAGGAAGCGGCGCGCTTGCAGGCGTCGATTTTGATATCGACAGGTCTCTCGAAGCGGAAATTTTAGGATTCGGAAAAGTTTCCAGAAACAGTATGGACGGGGTTTCCGACAGGGATTTCGCGATAGAATTTAATTTTTCCCTTTCTATGATAGCTATGCATCTTTCCAGATTTTGCGAAGAACTTATCATATGGAACAGTTTTGAATTCGGTTTTATAAAATTAAAAGACGAATTTACGACCGGTTCAAGCATTATGCCGCAGAAAAAAAATCCGGACGTTCTCGAATTGATCAGGGGTAAAACAGGAGGAGTAATATCCAATCTTATTTCGCTTTTCATTATGATGAAATCTTTACCTCTTGCTTACAACAGGGATATGCAGGAAGACAAAAAACCGGTAATGGAAAGCGCTTTGACGGTTTTCGATTCGCTTTCGATATTTAAAGAAATAATAAAAACCGTGGAATTTAATAAAGACGTTATGTCGAAAGGGCTTAAAAACGATACTATTTATGCCACCGATATGGCGACGTATTTCGTTAAAAAAGGCTTGCCTTTCAGAAAATCGCACGAAGCTGTCGGCAAAATAGTGAATTACGCGGAAAATAAAGGCAAAAAACTTTCCGAGTTATCTCTGAAAGAATATAAAAATATTATAGATATTGCAGATAAAGATATATTTAACGTTTTTAATCCCGAAACATCGGTAAATTCTAAAAAAACGATTGGTGGAACCGCATTTAAACAAATAAAAAATATTTTAAAAGATTATGAAAAAGAGATCAAAAACGATAAGCTATTTTTATTTTCTCTTAAATAA
- a CDS encoding NAD(P)/FAD-dependent oxidoreductase, translating into MKTKVAIIGSGPAGSSAAIALSKKGIPNILIDKRRTIGLPVQCAEFVSSGISSYVDMNSLLSAVNQKIQYIYINAGNKTYKHAGSGYILNRDIFDLNLSEKAVQLGSKLFAGSRVYKIDRQKNCIEVLDVLEKIVYEIYYDYLIIAAGPNNIFKSYNSHGESYIYALQIKTELLRKLDSVFCYFRNYIPYGYGWIFPKVNYANVGIGVEKPVSDVNLSACLKKFADELKSEGLIGSEVIEKTSGLVPVSGLNDLISGNIVFCGDAAGLTHPVTGAGILNAIISGSLAGDYAADSVKASKNFLNDYKEEIESIFKKSFLTACEKRYRLYPLMNDEYGISKNIKLLWPSFEEYYV; encoded by the coding sequence ATGAAAACCAAGGTTGCAATTATAGGCTCAGGTCCAGCCGGCTCTTCGGCCGCGATAGCTTTATCCAAAAAAGGAATACCCAATATCTTAATAGACAAACGAAGAACTATAGGATTGCCTGTGCAGTGCGCAGAGTTTGTTTCTTCCGGCATAAGTTCCTACGTCGATATGAATTCATTGCTTTCCGCCGTAAACCAAAAAATACAATATATTTACATTAATGCAGGAAATAAAACTTATAAACACGCCGGCAGCGGCTATATTTTAAACAGGGATATTTTCGATTTAAATCTGTCGGAGAAAGCCGTGCAATTAGGTTCAAAATTGTTTGCGGGTTCAAGGGTTTATAAGATAGACAGACAAAAAAACTGTATAGAAGTGCTCGATGTTTTAGAAAAAATAGTATATGAAATTTATTATGATTACTTAATAATAGCGGCAGGTCCAAACAATATTTTTAAATCTTATAATTCCCATGGAGAATCTTATATTTATGCGCTGCAGATAAAAACGGAACTTTTAAGAAAATTAGATTCGGTGTTCTGTTATTTTAGGAATTATATACCTTACGGCTACGGCTGGATTTTTCCTAAAGTCAATTATGCAAATGTGGGCATCGGCGTTGAAAAGCCTGTTTCCGATGTTAATCTTTCAGCTTGTTTAAAAAAGTTTGCCGATGAATTAAAAAGCGAAGGGCTTATAGGAAGCGAAGTTATAGAAAAAACATCCGGATTAGTTCCCGTATCGGGACTGAACGATTTAATCTCTGGCAATATAGTTTTTTGCGGAGACGCCGCCGGTTTGACTCACCCGGTTACCGGAGCCGGCATTTTAAATGCAATAATATCCGGAAGTTTAGCGGGGGATTATGCGGCGGACAGCGTTAAGGCATCTAAAAATTTTTTAAACGATTATAAGGAAGAAATAGAGTCAATTTTTAAAAAGTCTTTTTTAACCGCTTGTGAAAAAAGGTATCGATTATATCCTTTAATGAACGACGAATACGGCATAAGCAAAAATATTAAGCTCCTATGGCCTTCTTTTGAAGAATATTACGTTTAA
- a CDS encoding argininosuccinate synthase: MAQLKKKSKSAIKNSGKDKIVLAYSGGLDTSVILKWLINTYKAEVIAYCCDVGQKEDLAAVKEKALKTGASEAIVEDMKEEFAENYIFPMLRGNALYEGAYLLGTSIARPLIAKRQIEIATEKGAKYVAHGATGKGNDQVRFELAYAAVNPQIKVIAPWREWDIVSRAELIKYANDNGIPVPVTKAKPYSSDKNLFHISYEGGILEDLENAPEESMFEITVSPEEALDKPEKIEIEYKNGNPIALNKKKMNPFKIVDTLNTIAGRNAIGRADIVETRITGMKSRGVYETPAGTVLSFAHRVMESITLTGEEIELKNSLVPQYSKLIYEGSWFSPELKAVQSLIDSTQTSVNGTIGLELYKGNIKVLYRKSKNSLYSQNIVTFEDDKGSYSQNDATGFIHLKSLRYKLM, translated from the coding sequence ATGGCTCAGTTAAAAAAGAAAAGCAAAAGTGCAATCAAAAACAGCGGTAAAGACAAAATAGTACTAGCTTATTCCGGAGGCCTCGACACCTCCGTAATTTTAAAATGGCTGATAAATACTTATAAAGCCGAGGTTATTGCTTATTGCTGCGATGTAGGGCAGAAAGAAGATCTTGCGGCGGTTAAAGAAAAAGCTTTAAAAACCGGAGCTTCGGAAGCTATAGTAGAAGATATGAAAGAAGAATTTGCCGAAAATTATATATTTCCAATGCTTAGAGGAAACGCTCTTTACGAGGGCGCTTATTTGTTGGGCACTTCTATAGCAAGACCTTTAATAGCTAAAAGACAGATAGAAATAGCTACAGAAAAAGGTGCAAAGTATGTTGCTCACGGCGCCACAGGCAAAGGTAACGATCAGGTAAGATTTGAGCTTGCATATGCAGCCGTTAATCCGCAAATAAAAGTTATAGCGCCATGGAGGGAGTGGGATATAGTTTCCAGAGCAGAACTTATAAAATACGCTAATGATAACGGTATTCCAGTTCCGGTAACAAAGGCCAAACCTTATTCCAGCGATAAAAATCTATTTCATATAAGTTATGAAGGGGGAATTTTAGAAGACTTGGAAAACGCTCCCGAAGAATCCATGTTTGAAATAACGGTATCTCCCGAAGAAGCTTTGGACAAGCCCGAAAAAATAGAAATTGAATATAAGAACGGAAATCCGATAGCTTTAAATAAAAAGAAAATGAATCCGTTCAAAATCGTAGATACGCTCAATACGATAGCAGGCAGAAATGCTATAGGCAGGGCAGATATAGTAGAAACTAGAATTACGGGAATGAAATCCAGGGGCGTTTACGAAACTCCGGCAGGAACGGTTTTAAGTTTTGCGCATAGAGTTATGGAATCGATAACTTTGACAGGAGAGGAAATAGAACTAAAAAACAGCCTTGTCCCGCAATATTCAAAGCTAATATACGAAGGCAGCTGGTTCAGCCCCGAATTAAAAGCCGTTCAATCGCTTATCGATTCTACTCAAACCTCTGTTAACGGTACAATAGGTTTAGAACTATATAAAGGAAACATTAAAGTTTTATACAGAAAATCAAAAAACAGCCTTTATTCCCAAAATATCGTTACCTTCGAGGACGATAAAGGCTCTTATTCGCAAAACGACGCAACCGGCTTCATCCACTTAAAATCTTTGCGCTATAAATTAATGTAG